The nucleotide window GTCTCCTTCttctttttcagattttttgaaATGTTCTTCAGCTGACGAAGCACCTGTCATTGtatttgtttcaaaaatgttatcagttCCAACCAGTGTATTGCCACACAATAGAGCAAGGTAAATTACTAACTTAGTGAATTGTTATGATACACAAACTTTGTTTTAAGCATCAGTGGAgtgcttctttttctttaaaagaccTTTATAATGCCGATTTTAAAAGTTGATTATTATCAGACAGCATGATAGGAAAACCTATGGACAAAGGATCTTCACCACGATCATACAATTTAACGATAATCATAATAAATTCAttgagaaacaataaaataaagaatttcaaaCTAACAATGGGGGTGTGTTTATTATGGGCCTAGATtggttttttagatttttgttgCGCTGTGTAACAAAAAATTTGTAGTAGAGTCTAGGACTAAGAATGCGCGGAAAAGCGTTGGAAACTTAAATTACCTTTTACAAACTTGTTCTCAGGGgtcttaaagattttttttagatgCTCTATGAAGCCTGTACAATTATTCGTTGTTTCGAATGCCTTTtcaccattttttttatttactgatAGACCTCTAACGAAAGAAGAATTAACAGCTCGTCATGAAGCTGTGAAGCAAAGAATCGCGGAGCGTGAGACACATAATGAAAACTCCACCGGAGATGATGTAGAGCAACTGACAAATACAAATGCAGCTGACACTAGTGAGGAAGCAACCCCTACGGAGGAAGCTACCAAGGATGGTGAAACCTTTATAGCGTTTGCACGAATATTTAGTGGCACGTTGAAAAAGGGAAGCTCGCTTTATGTGTTAGGTCCAAAATATGATCCCTCGATTGAACTCGAAGAAGTGTCATCGATGACTAATGGAGAGAAGTATGCAGTTACTTGTGATTTGGTTTATAATTTGGCTGCTCGAATTCCCCAAATACTATTTCCTCATTGTAAAGTTTGTATGCCACTCTTTCTGTTTTTGACTATTTTTCCTccataaaaatggaaaaaaaatgatttttttatcatgcgtaaaatttctttttatagcTCCGATTTTAAAGTGTAAATTAGCAGTTTCTAAACCTAATTCTGatgctgtctgtctgtctgtctgtctgtctgtctgtctgtctgtctgtctgtctgtctgtctgtctgtctgtctgtaaaaTTGTAGCtgagctgcgcaatagcgagaagcacgaaatgcggtataaaaaagacgggcgaacccgtggattttccacgggctaacgactagtttcttATAATTGAGCGAAAACTTTTGGCAATGAATTTTAAAATCACCAAAAATTGCTAGCCTTCGGATAAATAATCATAATTTTCCACCGTGTTCAAGGTGTAGAATCGTCCTTTGCTCTTTCTAACAACATAGTATCGACATATGAGGCATAAAATAACATTGAGAATGCCCtaaaaatgtattgaatttGCCAGGTCTAACatatcacaaaaaaattatcacaCTCCACTGCTAGTAAAGATCATTTTCTGTTCTTTTTGTCAGTGCAAATGATTTGGGCAACCAGCTTCTTGATAAACACATGTCAAGGTGTACGATAGAAGATCTTTATTTAATGATGGGTCGAGAATTTGAGTTGTTTGATGAAGTTCCAGCTGGAAATATATTAGGTAAAGTGCTTGTGATGTGAACTTCATAGTGAATATCTATTTCACATTTCAACAGCGAGTTTATGAAAACTTCTGATCTATATGTATTACTCCTTTTCACGTTTTAGTACAACATTAAATCAATACTTTATTTTCTATGTCTTATTTTCATTCATGAATTCTGCATTTTGTACAATAGGATTCCTGAAGTTCCTGATTTACTGATGATTTTTTCAGTTCAAATCTgaaattaaaccacttttttaTCATCCTTTTTTTGTAGtcagtaacaaaatattttttataaaaaaagaataattctgaattttcaagtttttttgtaGGACCTTACGTTGTGTCGTAGTGACTcgacaattttaaatatttcccatCAATTCCCATGTTTGGGAATGTAAAACCTTAGGACCTTAAACGTAACACCTTAAACGTGTAGCGAAAACCTTGAAAATGGCAGACACTTTATTTCCtcgaagtaaaataaaatgttttatcgGAATACAAAAATAATAGCACAACCTTTATTGTTTTAGGTATAAACGGTTTAGGCGATCATGTTTTAAAATCTGCAACAGTCAGCACTTCTTTAGCTTGTCCACCATTTACGCCGATGCATTTAGAAGCTATGCCAATAGTCCGCGTGGCTGTGGAACCGAAGCAACCAAGTCAGCTACCATTTCTTATAAGTGGTATGAAACTGTTGAACCAAGCGGACCCGTGTGTGCAAGTGTTATTGCAAGAATCAGGTATAAAtgcattgtttttgtttgtttgtttgtttgtttgtttttttcgttcGTTCAGTTGGCCATATAACTAGCAAATTTTCCTTATTTGATGCAAGAAACTTTGCACCAAGGACTGATTGGGCAATAGCCCTTTTCGACAGCCTCAAATTGATGGAAAATTTGATCCCACGAATAATTAGAGCTTTTGGTTATTGACTTACCAACTAAATACCAAGAAACAAGTAGATAATGCCAGCAAAAAGGTGGAAGCCAATACAAGTCCTGGGACATCTTATGTGTTATACCTAGAAACTGTTTTTCAGTTTGCCAAAAAAAATGTACGAAAATTAATATAAACCCTACTTTAAAATGTTCATACTGAACTAAATTATTCGTCGAGCCAAGCTAAGTGTCAACCCATATGCGGGCTTATTTTTGCGTCACCTCGAAATCTCAACAAATTTGGGCCATTCAGATATTTCAATTAAAATttgcatttgtttttttatatttttttattacgttTAGGCGAATACATAATAGTGGCTGCAGGCGAGGTACATTTGCAAAGATGTTTGGACGATTTACGCCAACGATACGCAAAAATACAAATACGCGTATCAGATCCTATCGTGCCGTTCCGTGAAACAATCGTTGCGCCCCCTAAAGTCGATATGGTGAATGAAGAAATAACCGAAGAGAATAAAGTCACTGCGCATTACACACAAAGGCTGCCAGCATTTATGTTAAAAGAGATAAATGTTTTTAGTGATACTATTCACAAAGGAGGAGAACTTGCCACCGTTTCACAAGACGATGGAGAACAGGCAAACGCAGATGGCGGTACGGAGAGGTTGACAAAAACACAGCTCTCTGAACTTCGTAAAAGCAACAAGATAAAAGAGAAATTAGGACTAATCGAAGCGCTGACATCCAACAAACAGTATTGTATTTGTTTACACGCGAAACCAATTCCTCGAGATGTGATTGGTTGTTTAGAATCGAACGCGCATTTGTTGaaaattcttcaaaaaattGCCAACGAAAACTCAGCGGACGAGAAACAGAAACTGTTAAATAATTTAACGTCGACTACCAGAAATGAGATACAAAAATTTTACGACAACTTAAAGACGTTGTTCGCTGCGTCTGGAAAGCTATGGAAGGGGGCTGCGGATAAGATTTGGTCAATGGGTCCGAAGGGAACGAATAATAACTTGTTATTGAACAACATAAAAGATTACAATCGAACTAATATATGGCAGGGAATAATAAACTCATCTAATGCTGATAACACATTAAGAGAATTTGATAATAGCATTGTTAGTGGTTTTCAAGTGGCTGTCCAGGCGGGCCCGATGTGTGAGGAACCTATGATGGGAGTAGCCTTTTTTGTGGAAGAGTGGAACATTTTAGGTAAAAACTTTACCTTTTTTCTTACTAAGCTAGCCTTTAGTGTAAAAACGGCTCAAGTCTTGTAAAATTTAAGTATTGCTCTTTGCGACCTTTTTTAGAAACTTTGAGACTGCAAGTAAAAGTTTTAAGgatgaaacaaaaatttgagTTGCTTGAAAAAACATGTGTTTTGAAATTAAGAGAAATGTTAAgtcctttaaaaacttaatcTACACGCACTAATTTAACGTTATTTTTATCGTTTAGAAAAAGTTAGTTCCGATGAAACGTATGCTCCACTTTCTGGTCAGTACATCTCAGCGGTAAGAGAAGGGTGTCGATGTGCTGTAATGGCACAGCCCATGCGTCTTATGGCGGCCATGTATAGTTGCGAGATTCAAGCTACTTCAGACGTGCTCGGGAAAATGTATGGCGTGCTTGGCAAGCGAGAAGGCAAAATCTTAAGCGAAGATTTGAAAGAAGGTTCGGATATTTTCCAAATCAATGCTGAATTGCCGGTCGCCGAAAGCTTTGGGTTTGCTGAAGAGATACGCAAAAAGACAAGCGGATTGGCCAGTCCGCAATTAGTGTTTAATAGATGGGAGGtaaattttcaaacatttgATATAAGTTTTTCTAATTGTTTTTctaattataattatatttgATCTCTGTGATTATACATGTATATACACGTatctctgcgcaaaatggtaccgcaataGCGAGACACgaaaaatgcgatatatttgaATTTATCTACGACCACCGATTTGTGTCTCGTGTCACGTGTCTCTGCGCAAAATGCTACCACAGTAGTGAGACACGAGAAATGTGGTATGTTTGGATTTATCCATTAACCACTGACTTGTGTCTCGTGTCACGTGTGTGCGCAAAATAGTACTGCAGAAGTGAGACACGAGAAATGCAGTATATTTCAATTTATCTACGACCGCCGATTTGTGTCTCGTGTCACATGTCTCTGCGCAAAATGTTACCAAAGTAGTAAAAGGCTAGAAATCTAGTACATCAACAATATTCACATGTTGTCTATATGTGCACGCGCAATGCATAATGATtagacaaaatttatttttaggtgATTGACGTTGATCCGTTCTGGATCCCAATAACGGAAGAGGAATACGAGTTATATGGTGAAAAAGCTGACAGTGAAAATCTAGCTTTAAAGTATGTCAATAGTGTACGAAAACGTAAGGGTCTATACATCGAGAAAAAAACTGTGGAATTCGCTGAAAAGCAAAGAACActgaaaaagaataaataagtaaatcaatcaattaaaactaaatataaaattgtattgttttgttttctaaacCGGTTGTATCATCCCACAGTAAATCAGAAAGTAAAATGtttgtgatttttgttttgttgtgtgtttttttattggGCGCGAAATGTGAAGATATTTGGTAAAGAGCTGGCGAGAACATGTTTACAGCTTTTAGGGCATGTTTATTCACTGCTGTAAACAGCCTCGAAAAAATACTCTTAGATCAACATGTCTTCTAAACGAATTCCTGAATGTGCTCGTTCCCAGTGTTTTTCGTCCGCTTTCTTATATCAACACCGTTAGACGAATAAGTAGGAAAAAAGGCGCTGAGAACGAGATGGGGAATTTGTAATTTAGGTTATCATTATTTACTGCTGAATGGCAAAACAtcaaagatattaaaaaaattgtgaattgACAGGTCTTTTACTGAAAATCTTTCAGCTATTAGTTGTGTCTATGGTCACATAATCTAGGTTGAACTCCAAAATATATGCATACAGCGTAGGTAAATGATTTCCATTTATCGCCGTCGTGGACTTGGTTTACGGCGGCAAAACAATAATTGTGACGGCGAAAAAAAATGGAAGTCAGTTACTACAAGCGAATTATTTTGTTGCGGAGCTAAGCCAGCTAGCGAAGCCCATTAGCCATTTAGGCGAGCGAGAATAATTCTTACcaaagaacttttttaaaaagttagtcAGGTGTCCACTTATAACCTTTAATCCAGTTCCGCTTATGACCTCTAGATTTGGGTACTGGGTTTGAAGTGACTTTTCGGCGCGAAATGTGCAACTCAAAATGGGAAATCGACCACGACGTTCAAAATTTATTCTCTTAAATAAGAGAAAAGGAAAAAAcggaaacaataaaaattgcttaaaaaagttaaaaagttttgtcATTTTAGCAGAGtgaaataaaagaatattaataaagtttatcTTTATGCGTGTTTTATGATGGCTCCTTGAATCATTAAGGTTAAAAAGACCGTCCGTGCTTTAAAAAGGGAAAAGAAATAAACTCAGGTTTGTAACGATATTACTTTAACTTTCTTAGGTAAAGAACCAAtcgtctttttatatttatttgatatagcTAGTTAACAAATTTCTCCAACCTTGGAGGAAAAAATCTCCAACAAACTTCCGAacatgcttttatttttatttactctaCAATAAAACCATGTCTTTTATATTACTCAACCAGTACCTACAACATGAGGGTGATAGTATAGATAGTTTTAGTATGGAAGtattatttaataaatattGTAAAGAAAATAGATAATAGCCGGTatagaaaatgtttaaaactccCTTTTCTTGTacccttttgtttgttttacttaGTTTAgcgaacaaaaaaataaaataccatTTTTACTGTATTGTTTGGTAATTGTCGAAATTTAAAGCACGCAGGGTAGTGTAATGTTGttgcattctcgtccccagagctctttgagataaacgagtttatctcaaagagctctggggtcgagaatgatgTTGTTGGTGTTATCTAATGAAACATAACAATGTTAATGTGTTCCGTCCAAGTTCAGTTCAAATGAGTGTCCGGagtaaatagtttaaaaattaaatactgTAAAGAAAACCAAGAAATtctctttaaaatgttttctataaataatttttggcaACGTGTAGCCGTTTGCATTTGCTGAAAAACGAATGCGCTTATAATAGATTCACGATTTTTAATAACTTGTACGAAATAGAAGTGCGCTGCACTTACCTTGACTCCCATTGTAAAAAGAAAGAGCCCTGGGGCGAGGTTTCCTGGGGACTTtaaattgttataaaaaaaatttgcttgcgaaCATAGGGCACCTCTTCCCGCTCTGCAACCCTTTACATATTGAtacattttataaacatttgttCTTTAGTGAAGTTAAGGTTGAGGTTGAATGTGACTCAATAATAAAATCCTCAATTAAAGGAGAGAAACATTGACTTGGACCTAAAAGATAATGGTAGGTTTTGTAGTGtgttttttctataatttttcaATCTGTCATTTAATATATTACCTGCATTGTCAAATTCTCCCACGGATTTCAGTAATGTTTACAATGttttcatctatattataataccggtatacgtctgtccgtcacgtaaaatggtagcttagctacgaAAGTAGccagacgcacgcaatgcggtataaaaaggacgggcaaacccgtggatttttccacgggctaacgactagtttttaaataaaattcattGGACAATCAaggaataaagaaaaaacaagatgGTAGATACGTACCAGTGAAAATTTTATGTAGCGATGAACCGATTTCTTAATTTGCTTTTAAtaggttttatttttaacattgttataTTTAGTTTGCAATGGTCATAACGTCTGTTATTTCCCACAATCAAACTTACTTTTCAGTCTCTAATACTCAGTcagcaaccttgttcccagagtgttttgccttgttgatgaaataGATAGCGGCGATGTTGGTcatccgtaataacggctcagggccaaccaaaccctggggacgagattgctcAGCCAGGACAttcacaacaaacaaacaatggcgtttttttagtgttttgtttttgtatatttgtgTTTTGATACTTGTTAAAATAAATGTCTTTTGTTATTCtacgtttaaaaaaattgatgttatAACATACCTAACTATAAATAGGACATCAATACGTCATTAATACTACGTTTTTGCCTCGTTTACTACACTTAAATATACGATAAAAAGAGGCATTAAACAGAgcgatagaaaaataaaaaaaggacgtGTTGCGAAAAAAACCATTTCTGTTTATCTCCGTAGCCTAAGATTAGCACAAACTATCTTAAGAAATTTGGCCACAAAactttataaagaaaaacagaaaaaaaactgCATGAAATTTCACATTTTGTacaataacaaacaacaaaaaacaaacaaacgaacaaacgaaaacaaaaataaaattcttgttAACAATCTTGAGACATTGGGAAATAGAAGTTTCCTGCAAAGAAGTGGAAATAAGGTTTAAACGAAACAGAGGGAAAACAATAAACATCTGATAAAATTCTCTGGTAGTGCTTTGAAATAGAAATAAAGGaacaaaaaagacacaaaacaaaattttcgtttttatttttgttatcgtTACGCTAGCAGTCACTCTCCATCGCATCACCAGTCTCTTCACGATCCTGTTGGTACGCGTCCACGCGACTCTTTTCCCTtgttgatttttgttttaacttttCTAAATTAGTTAACGCTTTCTTATCGATACACGGACACGGGTCAGACCAGTAATATACCTCATCGTCCAAGTCTTTCTTGCAGCAATCCCCGCCATCATACCTGcaatgtttgttgttgttatggcAATCACACATACCGTCATTGAGCTCATAGTCTTTACAAGGATTTAAACAAGCTAGCTCTGTTAGCCTGGGTTTCCATTCTTTGTTCGGCATACAGTACAAAACCACTTCTTTCGCATCCTCTTTTCCCTGCATACagagaaaattgtaaaaatatgcACGCTTTTTACACTGAATAGCTTGGAAGGCTGAAAACTTTGCTAGAATTaatctttgttttatttttcctcTCACAACTTGCGTACCAGGACTCTAAGTTTTGCAACAGGTGCAGAACGTTATCAGCAAGTCTCTTTTTTACTTTCGCGAACAAAGAGAGATCAGGAAATGTTTTACCACGCTATAACCTTTTCGACATGATGGATGAAACACAAAAAAACCTGAGGACGAGGGTGGTCACGCTATATAACGGTGTAATTAACTCTACGCAAATAAATGAGTAATGAAAGAATGAATAagaaaatcaatcaatcaatacgCAATCAAAGAAACAAAACTATGCTTCTATACTCTATGTTCTTATTACGAACTACGTTTAAACATCTTAAGGGTTACTTTTAACATTCGAGTCCTTTTCTTCATTGACTGAATTCATAATGCCATGAAGCTATTGGACAAACTTTTTTAACGCGACTTTGTGTGACGCCACCAATTTGTTCAGAATTAGACGCAATTAAAATATAGTCATACCTTAATTACAATATCTGGTATAACATTCACTCTTTTCATACACTGAGGTCGACAAACTGATCCAATTGTAAAATCTTTACAAGCAGTTGTATCCAAACCATGAACGGATGGAAAATGAGAGCATCGACCTTTACTGCCACAGAAATCAAATGTCGAAGACCATTGTCCATTGTGCTTGCATGTTACTTTGTAAGGAAGTTTCTAGAAGAAATGTTAAGAGTCGGATATCATTATTGATGCCAGTCAAACTCGAGGTATGAGCATTAAGATATACTAGTCGCAAGCACGTGGGAAACCCACGGTAATTTACCAATCGCAGCTACCATCTTAATATAAATAACTCTTATATTTATGTTTAGAGCCGCTGTGGTTAAGAGCGTTGAAAACACCAGCCTTCTCCACAGAGCTCTCTTCCCTTCTCTTAAAAACAACGTCTCGTAAGTTGCATAACTAGGCAGAAATAATTCGTGCATATGCTTGAGTTCagctgtaaaaaaatatttttctaaaaatactaCTTATTCCAACAAGTactatttttaacaaaagttttaacCTCATCACAAGGATTTTTTTCTTCCTCGGACTGGTGATGAGGTTGGAAATGTTAAGAACGTTTTTGTTGAGGATTTTAAATCGGCAGAATTAGCAGTTTTGGATAGCCAAGGCACAGCATTCTGCGACCtagctaaaagttttaaaatacccGGGGATGATTTTATACTAACTCAACAATAACCTGGGCTAATTTTATATGATCAAAACAATACCTTTGTTCCAAGACAAGTCGTACTGCAAACACTTTGAAAGCGATTCTCGTCAGTACATTTATACATATATCGATTCATTGTAGACAATGATGGACAGGTAATCTTCTCACAATATCCATCTTGCTTCCATTCTCCAATGTCATTACATAATATATTTACAGTGTTTCCCCCACTAACCGTGCCGACTTTGTAGCGCACTGGTCGATGACCAGGATTGCATCGATACCTGAATAAATAATCGAAATCTTTGTAAATGTTTTAACTTGCTTGAAGAGAAGTTACATATGCTTATATTATTTCTAATGAATCTTATCCTGGATATGTTTATAAGCTGTTTACGTATTTGtagtaaatattttataataagTCTAAGGAAGGAGCCTTAGGATTGACTCGACATAAAATCTCAAATTGCTATTAAAtatgaagtttttttatttcggaGTTGTGCAAACTACACATGCGCTGAGACTTTGtgtaattttgtaaatatgcaCAATGGTTTTATTCTGGGTAAGTCGGGTTCACATGAAGAGTGTTTCATTTCGTCCGAAATCATGTATTCATAAAATTATACCGATATTTTAATATAGCCCCACGCCCTAAATGAAACCTAATGTAAAGAATACCTTACTCTCCACCAGTGTGTATAAAAACGAGTGTGTGTAATTAGCATTTTATATTAGTACgaagtttttgttttcaaattttgttttaacttgTTTTACAGAAACCTATTACCAGAAACCTCATATTTTTTCAGGATTCTGTACTGCGAAGGAACTGAATTAAGTTTAGACTCTTCAAACGTTTTACTTCAAAGATATGCCATGGAAGTTCCATTAACTGTTAAGATTAAAATcatccttgtccccagggtttctTGGCCCATAAACtgttattaaaacaaaatgccctgtggacgaggttggaatgaaataaatcaaaataatttcgCAAAACTTAATGAAACAACTATCTACGATGCAGTCTATGTTTTTAATTGGATGtataaaatgcattttttttaagCTTAACCCCTAGAAATAATCAGCACGTTTGATGTCATACCGAAATTGTTTTGGTCACTTGAAAATACTTCACAAATTGCACTTTGGTTTATTAAAACCACTGGTTGTTCCCTAATCATGCATAATACTAACTCGAACGAATGAAGCTAGGTTGCACAATTTTTccattttcattaaaataatattatgttACGTTTTATAAGGTTCAGAGTAAACGAGGCAAACCTGTTTATAGTCTCGCTTAATCTGACTTCCGGTTAACATAACTGCTTATCCATACGGCAAGCCTTCTTATACACGGGCTAAAATACGATACCTTTGACACAAGTATTAAACTTTGATGTTTTGTCATTGATTTAGGTAGAGATACAACAATTTAGGTGTTTACACTTTCTTGCGACGTCACAAGACATCTCTGTTTATCCATTATCAGGATAAAATACCGCTGATAACCACGATTAAGAATCTATGCAGACACGCGCCATCTTGTAATTTTTTCATTAGAACAATTAATCTTTCATAATCACCCAATAGGATTTCATCAAATATGGTTGACATTGCTATGGTTTCGGCGCGTGCCACTGTGATTTAATTATTCTTATGCATTATCTTTGATGGATGCTGACACAAAGCCAACAAATAGATTTTGAATTAATCTACCAATCTAATCTTAAGATTtactgagcgattgttttaaaGAAGTGTGTATCTAATTGGGTGCAAAAAATAGACAAATTAAAATTCCGTGTTTGTCTAAGAGGCAATTTAACTTAACGCCCTTAGGAcgcaaaaagacaaaaatgaaattttgataaattgatACTCCCACGAACAGTTGCCGTATAAACATTCTAAAGAGCCTATTACCTGCATCTGGTACCCATCTGAAACTCTTCAGTATCTGTTTCACTGCACTCGTTGGCAATGGAATCAGATGTATATAACAAGCTGTCTTTCACATGAGTTGGTTTCGAGCAAGTCACGTAACAATGGGCATTTGACTTTCTCCAAGTACCATCTGCTTGACATAATAAGTTTGTATCTGAACCTGCCAGTTTTGCGTTCGATTGGCATTTATATGAGCAAGTGTGACCATAGGTAGTTCCTAAGCAACctacaaaaacaataaacactgtttttattttctgtgtcTTGTTAATACGAAAACCTCCTAATAATTAGTGCGTAGAATATGTTTCCATTGAAAGCCCCCTCCCCAACATATTACCCTACCCACC belongs to Hydractinia symbiolongicarpus strain clone_291-10 chromosome 1, HSymV2.1, whole genome shotgun sequence and includes:
- the LOC130643117 gene encoding elongation factor-like GTPase 1 isoform X2, translated to MSPIEAYYHLQKIMEQVNAVTGNLFSAQVMEQSTKDENKENITLNEGESQVFDWSSGLDEADDENIYFSPAQGNVVFASAIDGWAFGIDTFAKLYSEKLGISSNILLKTLWGDYFLNLKAKKIFKGAHVKGKKPLFVQFILQNIWDVYEAVLLNRDKEKIDKIVASLKLKISARDSKYTDYRIHLHAILRQWLPLSDALLGMVCKVLPSPLDIKEERVKNLMCSGFKKFESFSFETQQLKSDFLKCSSADEAPVIVFVSKMLSVPTSVLPHNRARPLTKEELTARHEAVKQRIAERETHNENSTGDDVEQLTNTNAADTSEEATPTEEATKDGETFIAFARIFSGTLKKGSSLYVLGPKYDPSIELEEVSSMTNGENANDLGNQLLDKHMSRCTIEDLYLMMGREFELFDEVPAGNILGINGLGDHVLKSATVSTSLACPPFTPMHLEAMPIVRVAVEPKQPSQLPFLISGMKLLNQADPCVQVLLQESGEYIIVAAGEVHLQRCLDDLRQRYAKIQIRVSDPIVPFRETIVAPPKVDMVNEEITEENKVTAHYTQRLPAFMLKEINVFSDTIHKGGELATVSQDDGEQANADGGTERLTKTQLSELRKSNKIKEKLGLIEALTSNKQYCICLHAKPIPRDVIGCLESNAHLLKILQKIANENSADEKQKLLNNLTSTTRNEIQKFYDNLKTLFAASGKLWKGAADKIWSMGPKGTNNNLLLNNIKDYNRTNIWQGIINSSNADNTLREFDNSIVSGFQVAVQAGPMCEEPMMGVAFFVEEWNILEKVSSDETYAPLSGQYISAVREGCRCAVMAQPMRLMAAMYSCEIQATSDVLGKMYGVLGKREGKILSEDLKEGSDIFQINAELPVAESFGFAEEIRKKTSGLASPQLVFNRWEVIDVDPFWIPITEEEYELYGEKADSENLALKYVNSVRKRKGLYIEKKTVEFAEKQRTLKKNK
- the LOC130643117 gene encoding elongation factor-like GTPase 1 isoform X1 encodes the protein MKTESIEFISSLQKNTSHIRNICILAHVDHGKTTLADCLIASNGIISSRLAGKLRYMDSREDEQKRGITMKSSAISLFYNLDLKNYLINLIDSPGHIDFSSEVSTAVRLCDGALVVVDVVEGVCPQTNAVLRQAWLEGIKPCLVLNKVDRLITELRMSPIEAYYHLQKIMEQVNAVTGNLFSAQVMEQSTKDENKENITLNEGESQVFDWSSGLDEADDENIYFSPAQGNVVFASAIDGWAFGIDTFAKLYSEKLGISSNILLKTLWGDYFLNLKAKKIFKGAHVKGKKPLFVQFILQNIWDVYEAVLLNRDKEKIDKIVASLKLKISARDSKYTDYRIHLHAILRQWLPLSDALLGMVCKVLPSPLDIKEERVKNLMCSGFKKFESFSFETQQLKSDFLKCSSADEAPVIVFVSKMLSVPTSVLPHNRARPLTKEELTARHEAVKQRIAERETHNENSTGDDVEQLTNTNAADTSEEATPTEEATKDGETFIAFARIFSGTLKKGSSLYVLGPKYDPSIELEEVSSMTNGENANDLGNQLLDKHMSRCTIEDLYLMMGREFELFDEVPAGNILGINGLGDHVLKSATVSTSLACPPFTPMHLEAMPIVRVAVEPKQPSQLPFLISGMKLLNQADPCVQVLLQESGEYIIVAAGEVHLQRCLDDLRQRYAKIQIRVSDPIVPFRETIVAPPKVDMVNEEITEENKVTAHYTQRLPAFMLKEINVFSDTIHKGGELATVSQDDGEQANADGGTERLTKTQLSELRKSNKIKEKLGLIEALTSNKQYCICLHAKPIPRDVIGCLESNAHLLKILQKIANENSADEKQKLLNNLTSTTRNEIQKFYDNLKTLFAASGKLWKGAADKIWSMGPKGTNNNLLLNNIKDYNRTNIWQGIINSSNADNTLREFDNSIVSGFQVAVQAGPMCEEPMMGVAFFVEEWNILEKVSSDETYAPLSGQYISAVREGCRCAVMAQPMRLMAAMYSCEIQATSDVLGKMYGVLGKREGKILSEDLKEGSDIFQINAELPVAESFGFAEEIRKKTSGLASPQLVFNRWEVIDVDPFWIPITEEEYELYGEKADSENLALKYVNSVRKRKGLYIEKKTVEFAEKQRTLKKNK